From Phoenix dactylifera cultivar Barhee BC4 unplaced genomic scaffold, palm_55x_up_171113_PBpolish2nd_filt_p 000138F, whole genome shotgun sequence, the proteins below share one genomic window:
- the LOC103695954 gene encoding zinc finger protein ZAT4-like has translation MEGDRVRRHRCKVCWKRFPSGRSLGGHMRSHVHTAVVGSSETDAEERPTPGIRGAGYGLRENPKKTWRLSDYAGDDDEKQCRECGKVFSSWRALFGHMKCHSERICRASEEQEEQQEGSWSNGGQSESEAAAAAAVPRRRRGSRWMAGAIAASSSSASEYEKEEEDGAISLMMLSRDVWCTVGGSSGGVPSAAESSDKIPVVFEGKGIGEGDGNFVSRNGYWRNGFKRAESDASDDRLVRDGEFKKPKGCNSAADEFENSFDEVAGKESSKKKDLNSAVVTESGLKPGLDGSEFEAEKQRFEVSDAKFGRDFVERFRFDASDGSFDKAPERRSRFECTSCNKIFHSYQALGGHRASHKRMKSCCGSENSLETDASVEHAAVGEMVDRGAGIEAANGLSKKAKSHQCLLCGKVFASGQALGGHKRSHLVANSDDRGAAASHQPIVIQQQPLEMPDLLDLNLPASIDGESNNTNVNAELKSWWAASNLNHEPLVGVISN, from the coding sequence ATGGAAGGAGATCGAGTGCGGAGGCATCGGTGCAAGGTGTGCTGGAAGAGATTCCCGTCCGGCCGGTCGCTGGGCGGCCACATGAGGTCCCACGTCCACACGGCGGTTGTCGGGAGCTCCGAGACCGACGCCGAGGAGAGGCCAACGCCGGGCATTAGAGGAGCTGGCTATGGGCTGAGGGAGAACCCCAAGAAGACATGGCGGCTGTCGGATTATGCTGGAGATGACGACGAGAAGCAGTGCCGGGAGTGCGGCAAGGTGTTCTCTTCCTGGAGAGCTCTGTTTGGGCACATGAAGTGCCACTCTGAGAGGATTTGCCGAGCTTCGGAGGAGCAAGAAGAGCAGCAGGAGGGTTCTTGGAGCAATGGCGGGCAGTCGGAGAGCGaggctgcggcggcggcggcggtgccgAGGAGGCGGCGAGGATCGAGATGGATGGCAGGGGCAATTGCTGCGAGTTCTTCGTCGGCATCGGAGtacgagaaggaggaggaggatggagCTATCAGCCTCATGATGCTGTCGAGGGATGTCTGGTGCACGGTGGGCGGCAGCAGTGGTGGAGTCCCGTCGGCAGCCGAGTCTTCTGATAAGATTCCAGTGGTCTTCGAGGGGAAGGGAATTGGCGAAGGGGATGGGAATTTTGTTTCAAGAAATGGATATTggaggaatgggttcaagaggGCGGAATCAGATGCTTCTGATGATCGCCTTGTTAGGGACGGTGAATTCAAGAAGCCAAAAGGCTGTAATTCTGCTGCTGACGAGTTTGAGAACTCCTTTGATGAGGTCGCGGGGAAGGAGAGctcgaagaagaaggatctGAATTCTGCCGTTGTTACTGAATCGGGGCTGAAGCCTGGGCTTGATGGAAGCGAATTCGAAGCCGAGAAGCAAAGGTTTGAGGTTTCTGATGCTAAATTTGGTAGAGATTTTGTGGAGAGGTTTAGATTTGATGCTTCAGATGGTAGTTTTGATAAGGCCCCCGAGAGGAGGAGCCGTTTTGAGTGCACGTCCTGCAACAAGATCTTCCACTCCTACCAAGCTCTCGGTGGGCATCGGGCGAGCCACAAGAGGATGAAGAGCTGCTGCGGCAGTGAGAACAGCTTGGAGACTGATGCTTCTGTTGAGCACGCAGCCGTCGGGGAAATGGTCGACCGAGGTGCGGGCATTGAAGCTGCCAATGGATTATCCAAGAAGGCCAAGAGCCATCAGTGTCTGCTCTGCGGCAAGGTTTTCGCTTCAGGCCAGGCTTTGGGAGGTCACAAGAGATCTCACTTGGTTGCGAACTCTGACGACCGAGGTGCTGCTGCTTCTCATCAGCCCATCGTGATTCAGCAGCAGCCTCTCGAGATGCCTGACTTGCTCGATCTGAACCTTCCGGCTTCCATCGATGGAGAATCTAACAATACTAATGTGAATGCTGAGTTGAAGTCATGGTGGGCTGCAAGCAACCTCAACCATGAGCCACTGGTGGGTGTGATCTCCAATTGA